In Streptomyces sp. NBC_01381, a genomic segment contains:
- a CDS encoding DEAD/DEAH box helicase, whose protein sequence is MNRSGRTNDRYSGKSNPRGFAAQRSRGAGGRPGGQSRRPAAPQGEFALPVTVTPGLPAVEAFGELDMPEVLLKTLNGLGVTEPFPIQAATLPNALAGRDVLGRGRTGSGKTLAFGLPLLARTAGQRADSKQPLALVLVPTRELAQQVTEALTPYARALKLRIATVVGGMSIGRQAGALRSGAEVLVATPGRLKDLIERRDCRLDRVSITVLDEADQMADMGFMPQVTELLDQVRPNGQRMLFSATLDRNVDLLVRRYLQDPVVHSVDPSAGAVTTMRHHELHVHGADKTAAATEIAARDGRVIMFLDTKHAVDQFTRHLLGSGVRAAALHGGKSQPQRTRTLAQFKTGDVTVLVATNVAARGIHVDNLDLVVNVDPPSDHKDYLHRGGRTARAGESGSVVTLVLPNQKRDMSRLMAAAGIRPQITQVRSGEAELSRITGAKAPSGIPISGAAPTAERPKRGGAPFRGMGTRPGRATGGSRRTTESRELAEARKAARVRRSA, encoded by the coding sequence TTGAACCGTTCAGGTCGTACGAACGATCGCTATTCCGGCAAGTCCAATCCCCGCGGTTTCGCAGCCCAGCGTTCTCGCGGCGCGGGCGGCCGTCCCGGCGGGCAGAGCCGCCGCCCCGCCGCACCGCAGGGTGAGTTCGCGCTCCCTGTCACCGTCACCCCGGGTCTGCCCGCCGTCGAGGCCTTCGGCGAGCTCGACATGCCGGAAGTTCTCCTGAAGACGCTGAACGGCCTCGGCGTGACGGAGCCGTTCCCGATCCAGGCCGCCACGCTGCCGAACGCGCTCGCGGGCCGCGACGTACTGGGCCGTGGACGCACCGGATCCGGCAAGACCCTCGCCTTCGGCCTTCCGCTCCTGGCCCGCACCGCCGGACAGCGCGCCGACTCGAAGCAGCCGCTGGCCCTGGTCCTCGTGCCGACGCGCGAGCTCGCCCAGCAGGTCACCGAGGCGCTCACCCCGTACGCGAGGGCGCTGAAGCTGCGCATCGCCACCGTGGTCGGCGGCATGTCGATCGGCAGGCAGGCCGGCGCGCTGCGGAGCGGTGCCGAGGTGCTCGTCGCGACGCCGGGCCGCCTGAAGGACCTCATCGAGCGCCGGGACTGCCGCCTCGACCGGGTGTCCATCACTGTCCTCGACGAGGCCGACCAGATGGCCGACATGGGCTTCATGCCCCAGGTCACCGAACTGCTCGACCAGGTGCGGCCCAACGGCCAGCGGATGCTGTTCTCGGCCACCCTGGACCGCAACGTCGACCTCCTGGTCCGCCGCTACCTCCAGGACCCGGTCGTCCACTCCGTCGACCCCTCGGCGGGCGCGGTCACCACGATGCGCCACCACGAGCTGCATGTGCACGGCGCCGACAAGACCGCCGCCGCCACCGAGATCGCGGCCCGCGACGGCCGCGTGATCATGTTCCTGGACACCAAGCACGCCGTCGACCAGTTCACCCGGCATCTGCTGGGCAGCGGCGTGCGCGCGGCCGCGCTGCACGGTGGCAAGTCGCAGCCGCAGCGCACCCGCACCCTCGCCCAGTTCAAGACCGGCGACGTCACTGTCCTGGTGGCGACGAACGTCGCGGCCCGCGGCATCCACGTCGACAACCTCGACCTGGTGGTCAACGTCGACCCGCCCAGCGACCACAAGGACTATCTGCACCGCGGCGGCCGTACCGCCCGCGCCGGCGAGTCCGGCAGCGTGGTGACCCTCGTCCTGCCCAACCAGAAGCGCGACATGAGCCGCCTGATGGCCGCTGCCGGGATCCGGCCGCAGATCACCCAAGTCCGTTCCGGCGAGGCGGAGTTGAGCCGTATCACCGGTGCGAAGGCGCCCTCCGGCATCCCCATCAGCGGCGCCGCGCCCACCGCTGAGCGCCCCAAGCGGGGCGGCGCCCCCTTCCGCGGGATGGGCACCCGTCCGGGGCGGGCCACCGGCGGCTCCCGGCGGACCACCGAGTCCCGTGAGCTGGCCGAGGCCCGCAAGGCGGCGCGGGTGCGGCGCAGCGCCTGA
- a CDS encoding TetR/AcrR family transcriptional regulator, which translates to MGRPKQFDPDAAVEQAMGVFWRKGYAATTPQDLVDALGIGKGSLYNTFGSKHALFERALRRYRDSQALALIEMLEESGPVKERLRAALWLLVDMDLADPDRRGCMAVNTAAELAGVDEVATELVRRMFDRTEEAFQALIEKGQRAGEIDPARDARGAGSLLLTTVVGLRLMARVAEGPDRLSRVIDATVDAL; encoded by the coding sequence ATGGGAAGGCCGAAGCAGTTCGATCCGGACGCCGCCGTCGAGCAGGCCATGGGCGTGTTCTGGCGCAAGGGGTATGCCGCCACCACGCCGCAGGACCTCGTCGATGCGCTCGGTATCGGCAAGGGCAGTCTCTACAACACCTTCGGCAGCAAGCACGCCCTGTTCGAGCGGGCGCTGCGCCGCTACCGCGACAGTCAGGCCCTGGCCCTCATCGAGATGCTCGAGGAATCCGGGCCCGTCAAGGAGCGGTTGCGCGCGGCGCTCTGGCTCCTCGTCGACATGGACCTCGCCGACCCGGACCGCCGTGGCTGCATGGCGGTGAACACCGCGGCCGAGCTGGCCGGGGTGGACGAGGTGGCGACCGAACTGGTGCGGCGGATGTTCGACCGCACCGAAGAGGCGTTCCAGGCGCTGATCGAGAAGGGGCAGCGGGCGGGGGAGATCGATCCCGCGCGCGATGCCCGGGGCGCCGGGAGTCTGCTCCTGACGACGGTCGTCGGCCTGCGGCTCATGGCCCGCGTTGCCGAGGGGCCGGACCGCCTTTCCCGGGTGATCGACGCGACGGTCGATGCGCTCTGA
- a CDS encoding oxidoreductase, with the protein MQLDLNSKTAVVTGASRGIGLATVKSLIDEGVRVVGAARTITPELKETGAFTVSADLSTAEGVATLMDAAFAELGGIDLLVNNVGAGDAVEPVGFLDTGDVQWQGIFDLNLLSAVRVTRTALPSLIERRGAIVNVSSINSRLPAAGPVAYSAAKAALTALGKSLAEEFGPKGVRVNTVSPGVVRTAIWEDPEGFGGKVAAGAGAEHGAFLAQIPDAFGITTGRITEAREVASLITFLLSDVAGNITGADHVIDGGTVKTI; encoded by the coding sequence ATGCAGCTCGACCTGAACTCCAAGACCGCCGTCGTCACCGGCGCGAGCCGCGGCATCGGCCTGGCCACCGTCAAGTCGCTGATCGACGAAGGCGTACGCGTCGTGGGCGCCGCCCGCACCATCACCCCCGAACTCAAGGAGACCGGCGCCTTCACGGTCTCCGCCGACCTCAGCACCGCCGAGGGGGTGGCCACCCTCATGGACGCCGCCTTCGCCGAACTCGGCGGCATCGACCTGCTGGTGAACAATGTCGGCGCAGGTGACGCGGTGGAGCCGGTCGGCTTCCTCGACACCGGTGACGTGCAGTGGCAGGGCATCTTCGACCTGAACCTGCTCAGCGCGGTACGCGTCACGCGTACCGCGCTGCCCAGCCTGATCGAGCGGCGTGGCGCGATCGTCAACGTCTCGTCCATCAACTCCCGGCTCCCCGCGGCCGGTCCCGTCGCCTACAGCGCGGCCAAGGCGGCGCTCACCGCCCTCGGCAAGTCACTGGCCGAGGAGTTCGGACCGAAGGGTGTACGCGTCAACACGGTCTCGCCCGGCGTGGTGCGGACCGCCATCTGGGAGGACCCCGAGGGCTTCGGCGGCAAGGTGGCCGCCGGTGCCGGGGCCGAGCACGGCGCTTTCCTCGCACAGATCCCCGACGCGTTCGGCATCACGACCGGGCGGATCACCGAAGCGCGGGAAGTGGCGTCCCTGATCACGTTCTTGCTCTCCGACGTGGCCGGGAACATCACGGGCGCCGACCACGTCATCGACGGCGGCACGGTCAAGACGATCTGA
- a CDS encoding ankyrin repeat domain-containing protein produces the protein MKNLNSLDPLAISATEAIRKGDVQALRRLLADHPGLASGTITTEGPAAGGRSLLHIAADWPGHYPQAPEVIAALAAAGADPSARFVGSHSETPLHWAASNDDVIALDALIAAGADIEATGAVIGGGTPLADARGFGQWRAARRLLEHGARADLQDAATLGLLDQVEAFITAAEPPTGPAITSAFWGACHGGQLPTAQRLFQQGADLDWIGYDDMTPLDIARAQDADDVVRWLLAQGASTRAELGNVEPE, from the coding sequence GTGAAGAATCTCAACTCCCTTGACCCACTTGCCATCTCGGCGACCGAGGCGATCCGCAAGGGCGACGTCCAGGCGCTTCGCCGGCTCCTCGCCGATCACCCCGGTCTGGCCTCCGGCACCATCACCACGGAAGGCCCCGCCGCGGGCGGGCGGAGCCTGCTGCACATCGCGGCCGACTGGCCGGGGCACTACCCGCAGGCCCCGGAGGTCATCGCCGCCCTCGCCGCGGCGGGCGCCGACCCCAGCGCCCGGTTCGTCGGCTCCCACTCCGAGACGCCGCTCCACTGGGCCGCGAGCAACGACGACGTCATCGCCCTGGACGCGCTGATCGCCGCGGGCGCCGACATCGAGGCGACCGGCGCCGTGATCGGCGGCGGCACCCCGCTCGCCGACGCCCGCGGCTTCGGCCAGTGGCGCGCGGCCCGCCGCCTGCTGGAGCACGGCGCCCGCGCGGACCTCCAGGACGCGGCGACGCTGGGCCTGCTCGACCAGGTCGAGGCCTTCATCACCGCAGCCGAACCGCCCACCGGCCCGGCGATCACCAGCGCCTTCTGGGGCGCCTGCCACGGCGGCCAACTCCCCACCGCGCAACGCCTGTTCCAGCAAGGGGCGGACCTCGACTGGATCGGCTACGACGACATGACACCCCTGGACATCGCCCGCGCCCAGGACGCCGACGACGTCGTACGGTGGCTGCTCGCCCAAGGCGCCAGCACCCGGGCCGAGTTGGGGAACGTAGAGCCAGAGTGA
- a CDS encoding chitinase, translating into MVVAVSTLVGAAPGPSQDSRTAQDSRTVQGETCAVKSKPAGKVLQGYWENWDGAANGVHPPFGWTPIIDTRIRDHGYNVINAAFPVIRSDGTVLWEDGMDSTVKVATPAEMCQAKADGATILMSIGGATAGIDLSSSTVADRFVETVVPILKKYNFDGIDIDIETGLVGSGNIANLSASQANLIRIIDGVLAQMPANFGLTMAPETAYVTGGSVTYGSIWGAYLPIVKKYADNGRLWWLNMQYYNGSMYGCSGDSYSAGTVEGFTAQTDCLNKGLVVQGTTIKVPYDKQVPGLPAQPGAGGGYMAPNLVAQAWNHYNGALKGLMTWSINWDGSKGWTFGDNVKGLP; encoded by the coding sequence ATGGTCGTCGCCGTGTCGACGCTCGTCGGCGCCGCGCCGGGCCCGTCGCAGGACAGCCGTACCGCCCAGGACAGCCGCACCGTCCAGGGCGAGACCTGCGCGGTCAAGTCGAAGCCCGCCGGAAAGGTGCTTCAGGGCTACTGGGAGAACTGGGACGGCGCCGCCAACGGCGTGCATCCGCCGTTCGGCTGGACCCCGATCATCGACACCCGCATCCGCGACCACGGCTACAACGTCATCAACGCCGCGTTCCCCGTGATCCGTTCGGACGGCACCGTCCTCTGGGAGGACGGCATGGACTCGACGGTGAAGGTCGCCACGCCCGCCGAGATGTGTCAGGCCAAGGCGGACGGCGCCACGATCCTGATGTCGATCGGCGGCGCGACGGCCGGTATCGACCTCAGTTCGAGCACGGTCGCCGACCGGTTCGTCGAGACCGTGGTGCCCATCCTGAAGAAGTACAACTTCGACGGCATCGACATCGACATCGAGACCGGCCTGGTCGGCAGCGGAAACATCGCCAACCTGTCCGCCTCGCAGGCCAACCTCATCCGCATCATCGACGGCGTACTCGCGCAGATGCCCGCCAACTTCGGCCTGACGATGGCGCCCGAAACGGCGTACGTCACCGGAGGCAGCGTGACGTACGGCTCCATCTGGGGCGCCTACCTCCCCATCGTGAAGAAGTACGCCGACAACGGCCGCCTCTGGTGGCTGAACATGCAGTACTACAACGGCAGCATGTACGGCTGCTCCGGCGACTCCTACTCCGCCGGAACCGTCGAAGGCTTCACCGCCCAGACGGACTGCCTGAACAAGGGCCTGGTCGTTCAGGGCACCACGATCAAGGTCCCCTACGACAAACAGGTCCCGGGCCTGCCCGCCCAACCGGGCGCGGGCGGCGGCTACATGGCCCCGAACCTGGTGGCCCAGGCGTGGAACCACTACAACGGCGCGCTGAAGGGCCTGATGACGTGGTCCATCAACTGGGACGGGTCCAAGGGGTGGACTTTCGGGGACAATGTGAAGGGGCTTCCGTAG